The genomic segment ATACTTTAGCCAACAGTGAGTCAACAGCATCTGTATATGTTCAAAGAACTGCAATCTATATATAGATGTAGCTCTCCAAAAGATTCATAACAATAGTCTCTGGTAAAATAAATAGCTGTGTTGTTGATATCATGTGTGATAAAAAGCGAGATAATTTGAGGAACTATGCTAATTCCATCAAGATACTGGACAATTCAGGTAATTGATTCTCCCACAGTCCAACACAACAAACTAAGAGGGGGCTACAAAGTCAAGAACATTCATCAAGCACAGGAGTTTTTTAGAAAAAATTTTCCCGAATTCGTCAGCAAACCCACTCTATCGTCAGAAGAAAACAAGCATATTCAAGCTGTGCTGTGGGAAATTTTTGATTCTGCTGGCGATATTCACCAACGTGCCTTTGCCGGATTTTGTCTGAGGTGCTATATTTCTGAGACAATTCTTGTCGTCTGTAAAAAAATCGCTCACACCTATAAACCGGAAGTTGAGGAACTACTTTTCACCTATATTGATTTACTGCCATTCGTTTTAAATGACGATGGTAAAACACTGGTGATTTTCGATAGTACAGGACAAACTCAGCAAAGATTGAATAATGACGGCACAACTCAACAAATAGCTAAAGAAGGAGAGTTTTTTACTGTTGAAATTTTGCGGAAATTTAATCCCAACTTAAATTGTGGTGAAAGCTTAGATAATTGGACTTGGAGACTAACAAAACAAAATCAAAATTTAACTTTATTTCTGTGGGAGTTCGGGATACAAACTCCTAGTGATTGGGGGTTGTTATGTAGAGAGATGCCCCGTTCTATAAAACCACTTCTTGAAAAAGGAGACTGTGAAATTGTAGAGGTGTTTCATGCAGTCTACCGCCGAGATCGACGTAAGTCAAACAAAAAAGGACGTTGTTCTGAACCAAAAATCAACCAATTGCAAGAAATGCTCGTTTTGTTGCAGCAACGAAATATGATTTTGAATTCTTCTACAGAACTCATTAATCATCTTCAAAGAATTGCCGAAATCTTACGTCAGGATAAACTTTATCAGAAAACAGGGATTCTCAAAACAATACCTACAGAAGTTTATGATAAATCGATTAATGATTATGTTCCTAATCAGGAATTACCTTATCATACTGACCCAGATCTAGAAGATATTGAATTACAGCAATTACAAAGAGTCTGTAATGCATTGTTTGAAAAAATTTTATATCAAGCAATAGCAGAAGTTATTTCTCAGCATCTTGAATATTTAAAGAATAGCAAAGGGTACAAAAGTTTTGCCACAGAGCTATATAAAGGTTTGCAACTTTACTACCAAGACAATATGTCTTTAGGAGAGATTGCTAAACTATGGGAAATACCTTGGTGTAAAGCTAGGCGGATATTTAAATTAGAAAACCTTCTCGACAATGTTCAATATCGGACAGAAGAGAAATTTCTTGCAGAAATTCATAAAGTTTCTACAAAATCTGGCTTAATAACAAAATTAGCCAAAATTTCCAGCGACCCAGACTATTTAAAAAATATTGCCGAAGAAATTAGAAATTATGCTCTGCATAAAACATTCTTAGAAGCACGTGCAGAAATACAAAGCGGTAAGAAAAATAGTAAAAGAAGCTTATTCGCTCAACTGCTATGCCGCTACATCAAACATTCAATTCACAACATCGCATAAGCAAGTTCCTGTTATTAATATCATGAAATGACTTCTCACAGCTTACCAAATCAGCAGGAGATTAGATATAATGAATGCCTTAGTTTATTCACGATACTGGAGATGTAAATTGTCACCCAAATTTATGTGGCTAGAAGCAGAACATTTTGAGGAAGCTAAAAAAATTAGCGGACATAACCTGGACGAAGCGCAACAATGGAAAATCTATTTAAATGCACTAGCATTACTTGGCTTTGAACAATGGGTGAGCGAAAAAAATCGCAGCATTAACATTAATCGAGATAATTGCTCGATATTTCACCCCGAAAATGCAAATGCAACTGATGTTGTTTCTAATTTAAAATTAGGCGATTTTAACCTCTGCTTAATAACTGTAGATAACCTGAGTGATGATTTTGTTGCTCTCCCACAAGAATTCATAAATTCACTGGAAATTGCTGCTCATTTTTATGTTTTAATAGAGGTATTAGAAGAAGAAGAAAAATTAAAGGTTCATGGTTTTCTGCGTCAAGACCAACTAATTCAATATTGTCAATCAATGAATTTTAAAAATCAGGCTGATGGTCGTTATCTATTGCCGCTTGCCTGGTTAGACCATGAGCTAAATAACCTTTTGTTATCTGCTCGTTTTTTAGAAGCAACAGCAATTCCTTTAGTATCAGCAGTTAAAGCTAATCCCACAGTTATCTTGAGTCTAAATAACACAAAAAATATAGTCAGTAAGACCATAGTAAACCTGAGTAATTGGTTAAGTGGAGTTTTTGACGAAGGTTGGCAATCTACAGGAATTATCTGGAAGACGCTGCCAATTAACTTAGATGTAGGTTTTGCCCGGAGCGTAAACAAGTCAAATAATTATGAAGTTTCGGGAACAAAAATATTTGATTTTGGGCTAATGCTCAATGGCGAAAATTTCGCTTTAGTTGTCAACCAAAAAAGAGCAGAAAACAATGAGAAAGATATCCTTGTACAAGTTCTTCCTCGTGATAAGCAATATCTACCATCAGGGTTGAAGCTGAAAGTTACCCTGAATCCCAATACTTCCGAGTCAGAAAGTCAAGAAGTCACTGCCAGGAAAGCTGATAATGCCATTCAGTTAGAATTTAGTGAATCTCCAGACAAACAATTTCAGGTTGAAGTTAGTTTCAATGATGCTGTAGTTACTGAAGACTTTTTGTTGTAAGTTTTATCAAGCATCGCGTATTTAATCTGAAGTTCCCCCTTTGCCAATTTTTTTCACTGGCTAGTTATTTTTACCATACTGGACTAGCGTTGCAAAACTGATCTGCTCAGGTTCAGTGTGTATCTACTGGGAGGTTGAAATGAGAAGACAGCAGACAAGAAGCTGGGCATAATTGGAAGTTAAGCTATCTTTCCAGGTAAACTCTTCAGGCACGAGCAGGAAAAGAAGCTGATCGGAACTGTATTTAGGCAGGAAGTGCATAAGTTAATTTACTCGGCATCTATCAAGCATATAGATGAAGATTTTTTTGGTTTTAGCCTTCCTATGGTGAAACCATCTAAGCTGCTTCAGTCTGCGGTGCAAAATTGTGAGCGTAATTTATGGGTCATCAATCTTTTTCCTCACCACCTATCAATCCGTTACAGCGGCTTCATGTCTATGACAGCTTGATGATGAATGCTGAACGCTGGCAATTAGCGCATCAATACCATCGGCATCGTCAAAATGTCCACTACCAGTCCCTGAACGAACCAGGTATAGTCTGTGGTTTGGGTGTACGAGTGATTACTCCACCAGATGATGCACCTGCAAGATTTCGAGATCTGCGTTGGTTAGAAATTCAAGCAGGAATTGCCATTGATGTAGAAGGTAATCCCATTATTGTTGATCCATCAATTGATCGCAAGTTCAGAATTGCCACAGAAGCTCCTACAACTGGAACTTTAACGGTATATTTAGTTGCTAGTTATGTAGAACCTCAAAATTTAGGGCAAAAAAATACCTCTACCCTAATTAGAGAATGGTTTCGGTTTGATGAAAAAACTAGTCCACCAACAGAAAGAGAAGTGGAATTATGTCGCATCAAATTACAACCCAATGGAGTTCAATTAGCAAATCCACGAGATGCGTTATTTCCTGAAGTTAACGAGTTGGATCTTCGCTATCGTTCCCAAGCCCAAGCTAGACCACAGGCAGTTGTTAGTATTGCCACTTCTTTCAATACGAGCGATCGCAATTTTCATAACCTTTCCTATTTTATCCAATCTGTAGAAACACTTTATCCAGCTTTACAGGGAGGCGCACAAGTTGGACAAATAGATTTACAAACAAACCCTACAGAATATGACTTAATACATCTCACTGGTT from the Anabaena sphaerica FACHB-251 genome contains:
- a CDS encoding DUF1822 family protein, which translates into the protein MSPKFMWLEAEHFEEAKKISGHNLDEAQQWKIYLNALALLGFEQWVSEKNRSININRDNCSIFHPENANATDVVSNLKLGDFNLCLITVDNLSDDFVALPQEFINSLEIAAHFYVLIEVLEEEEKLKVHGFLRQDQLIQYCQSMNFKNQADGRYLLPLAWLDHELNNLLLSARFLEATAIPLVSAVKANPTVILSLNNTKNIVSKTIVNLSNWLSGVFDEGWQSTGIIWKTLPINLDVGFARSVNKSNNYEVSGTKIFDFGLMLNGENFALVVNQKRAENNEKDILVQVLPRDKQYLPSGLKLKVTLNPNTSESESQEVTARKADNAIQLEFSESPDKQFQVEVSFNDAVVTEDFLL
- a CDS encoding DUF4159 domain-containing protein, whose amino-acid sequence is MGHQSFSSPPINPLQRLHVYDSLMMNAERWQLAHQYHRHRQNVHYQSLNEPGIVCGLGVRVITPPDDAPARFRDLRWLEIQAGIAIDVEGNPIIVDPSIDRKFRIATEAPTTGTLTVYLVASYVEPQNLGQKNTSTLIREWFRFDEKTSPPTEREVELCRIKLQPNGVQLANPRDALFPEVNELDLRYRSQAQARPQAVVSIATSFNTSDRNFHNLSYFIQSVETLYPALQGGAQVGQIDLQTNPTEYDLIHLTGWQVLNLEQQQIDACNQYLKTGGVILIEVPSDGSMLIEDIKNIIAYHFEMPLQSWQELNRTHPLRTKPFLFAKLPSINEQTLHILNAGGIILVEGELSAAWGLDDDLILERHDIRTAQELGINFLHFALRRRQMTQWLQ